TTATTTGCCGGGTGAATTCATGGTTCAGGGCACAGGGGGCGCCATGACTGATAGAAATTTGACCGACAATCTATTTATAAAGCCAAATTGGCCGACCCCAGTTCGTCGGCATCACCTGCAGCCGAATTGGTAAAGTGAACTCAAGATCGTACGTGTATATAATGCAGCTATAGCGACGAAAGtctttaaaaaatgaataccaTTATAAATCATCGGTGATAAGAGATCGGGTCCCTAATGTGAGGACATCACCGCACACACCGCGCGATCTCTTAGTTTCTTCTCGAATCCCTCCGCGTATCTCGGTTCACCCCTCgccctctctctcactctcctcTTTTCTCGCAAGGCAATCCGGcgctctccctctctctccgtTCCTCTCTCCCCACAGTGCCGGGTTTCCTGAGACGGCGGCTATCCACGCGGCGATCAGATAAAAACACGAGGCTCGCTTTGGTTTGTCACCATCGGCGAGGGGCGCGGTAGGGGAGAgaagggggaggggaggaAGAGGATTTATAGGACTTGTCTGAGAGGAAATCAAGACTCGGCGTTACCAGACCTGCCCTCTCGGGGAACCCAATTAATTTGGACGACAGACCCGAAAGATTCCGCCTCTGCTTGCTCGCCCAGTCTTGCCTTAttcttcgtttattttcaacacaaaTTGAGGATCTTATAGGAACAACCACGCCACGCCAACCCGCGTGAAGCTTTTTGGTCAATCTGTTACCGATCTCGCTAAGCCCCATACCGATCGCCTTCTGACCAACTGTCTGCACTCTATAATAATACACCTTCTTCCACCTCTGCGGAAGTTGGACATTCGACAATGAAACGTTGCATCCTGCCGAATAATGAGAATGAAGTTGAATCGATGGTGGTGTAAGTTCAAGAGATTCATGTGgagcaattttatttcattatttacctTACATTTGAGTTTCACGTAAATAGACTGAAATAAGTGGCGTTACTTTCTTCGGATTAGTCTGTGAGAAATATGGTTAAGCGAATGGTTCGAAGCATAAATTTCATCACAATTATTCACAGAAAATCGCACAGCACTGACAAGTACAAATCAAGTTGTTCTTCGTTTTGCTACCGTTTGAAAACTGAATATTAGCATGCAAAAGGCTTGTGACACAACTCCCTCGAATACTTGATTTCATTCGAATTCATCTGAGTCGGCCGAGTGACgtttctgaaatttcaaaaagtcaTATGAAACTATTTTTCCTAACTAAATCCGAATCTTTGCGTCAGTTTGGACACTATAAAATTTAAAGTAGGTATCCAACTCAATTTACACTTACAGTGTTCGAATTATTCTAAAGATTATTACCGTAGGTACCCAAGCATCAAAAACGggaaaagcaaaagaaaattccattttatttgcagaaaaattagtGCATGGTATAAATACATtcgtttcaattataaaaatgtcGTAGTCAATTTTCCACGATGTGTTGTAGCAGTTTCAATGGCAAATACGCTCACTTAAATTTGGAAATCAAAGTAGTGAACTCATAGATCAAAATCAACACGTCAGCATACGTAACAGATACGCCCAATGATTGTATGCTCTACCTTACAAATCATCACTCGTAGCGTTCGTTGTGATCTAGGGATAAATAAACGTCGCTTAAGTCTTGTACTCAAAGGTGAAAAAGTTCTTCGTCTAAGCATTCACCGCATTAAAGTGTTGTAGTTGTTCAAGTAAAACTTTCGGCTTCCCTCTAGCAAAGAACATTCAAGAATGGAAAAGATCGCAAACAACAGGTTCTTAGTATTTTTGTAAATGAAATGGAGGGCCTTTGTTtgtttcaacaaaatattCCCTGAAAGTGAGTGAACGAACGGGATTGTGTGCACATGTTTCAGTCTGCTAATAGTTTTGCTTTGTGTGTCGCGTTCGTTTGTTCCCTTAGTGGCCGTTCAGATTCAATGGCTACGCATTTCATCTCGAAGACATCGACAACAGACAGAGCATGGAAATTCTGATCACCACAAACTTCAAGGTAATTAGTTTGAAAGCAGATAGTCAATTTCTAGTTCCAGCATGATTATAGGCTGCGAGTCCCATTACGACTTCCAAAATTTCCTCGACAGTTATCACCTCTCTGAGCAAATATAGATTGATAATcgttatttttacatatttcaatatgtttttatatttgtttgtATCTTATTCATTCGTGAACAAAATCACATCTTTGAGAGATGTGTGTGGAACACTCGAGTTCTAAAGACATGTATGTGACCTGAAATCACCTTATCTCTGAAGCAAATAGATATTCGTCCACTCTAAAAGGAAAAACCCACGGTGTAATGTCTAATTTGGATCGCATTAAATGTGAGGAAAAATCTACCGCGTACGGTGACCGCAATTAGTGTTGTTCTAATTAGATGAAGAAATGACTGACAATTAAAAAGttctggataaaaaaatgtgtttattttctttattgaaaaattacaaatcttttgaaaattatcgtaaattttaTTGGATTATACATCTGTTTTGGAATTTAAACATAAATAATTCGTTTCGATCTCTAGCAGTTACATTTGGGTTGATACacatatgtacacatacattaaaatatttttagtcaCAGTGATAATGTTGTCaagtcaaacaaaatactaaaCTAAATACGGTACTCCGAAGGTTACATCGTTAGGTCGCGCAATTATTTCCTGAATCCAACACCCACGCCAAAGGAGTTTGCGCTACTGTATGCACCGCCGGTGCCGACACCACCGTATCCTGGGTATCCACCATATCCTCCTATTGGGTATCCTCCGTATCCTCCTATTGGGTATCCTCCGTATCCTCCGTATCCTCCGTATCCAACTGGATACCCACCATATCCGCCACCATATCCACCTGAGAAGCTTTGAGCTTGGGAACCACTGAATCCTATTCCTCCGTGTGGGCCATGAGGAGAACGAGCAGCGCGTAGAATGTCTTAAATCCATACGAATATGTGACCAACTATCCGTGCATAACTACGGAAATCTTGCATTCTTTCCGGGACAAAAACAGGGTATatcgatataattatttatacgttACCATATGGCATAGCGGAGGCCGCCACGATCAGAACAGATATTAATACGATTTTAAACATTGTGTTGAGCTTCGTTGACTTTCTTAACTCTTCCGACCGATGTGTTTGATTGAACTGATGCCTTCATCGAATGAGAAGAATGCTTTTATACGCTTTCGCCGGTAATCGTCACTGCCCACCCCGCAGTTCCACCAACTCCTGACGATCAGAGAGGGACTGATTTACAGTGACTCTACGGCTAACCCACTAGTTGCAAAGGCAATTATATAAATGCGTCAGGCCCGGTCTCTAATTTGTATTTGAGCACTTGTTTTGTAACATGACCGACTGCGCTGAGGCTACCCACTAATTAATATGTGACATCGGGAAATTCTTTTGGGGAATaaccaaatttcaagaaagtaGGGGGTTAACCCCGTTTCAAAATAAAGTTGGAATCACTGAAGGTGACGTGCAAGTTCTTAAGATCTGACGATAGCCTTGATAACCACGttccaacaatttttcaatgctaGTCATTTTACGGGAGTGGAATATCAGTTTTTATTCAACGCAACTACAGTGGATTGACATGTCGGGCGGAAAAAAGAGTATAATGTGCAGTTGATGACTGATTTTGCAAGTGCAACGCCGCGTATGAACACCCTTATTCGTGTGTATATTTACTCGCTGCTTTCGACGCGACTCCAAGAGAGAGTTTGAACCTCCAGCTAAAATTATTCCCGTTTGTTTGAACAGAGGCAGTACAGCGAGTCAAGTCTTCGTCAGACAGATCGGCAGACAAGTTgatagagaaaatgaaaaaggtcgtaattaaaaaaatttccataataaataaagaaataaaataaaatagtgaTGAACGTTAGAGTCGAAGATGAGATTAATCAGTACCAGCCAATCCGTAGTAGGTACGTATTGATTGCATTACGTGCACACAGTGTTGCATACCTCGTGCACACGGTTCTCGTTCTTTGAAACTACATCCATAAACATTTTTCGTGCTCGCGTCACGTATATTCGCCCCAGGCGTTACTTTTACCTCCTACTGTTTGATTCGATTGGAAAAAGAATTAGTATCTAATAATTGTGAGCAGACAAGCCTGTGTCTCGTGAGTAAACAAGCCCGGCATAAGTAATCGTATAACTGTATTCGTAGGAGGTGATTATCACGGTGATGGTGATGATTATACCCATGGCAGAGTCAGTCGCGAGGACGGATGGTAGGTACGGCGCTGACTTTGAACCGTTGTGACTCGTGGCTTGAATATAACATGCAAATACGTGAAGgcaatatttatgaaattttaagtcACTACACACTGCAGGCGCGCGTTGTAGTGAATGACAAGGCGATATTTTAGTCCCTTTGTGAAAACGATTCCAGCACCTTTGGCGGAAGCGTGGGTGAATATTAACGCGGGGGTGAATCTGAATAATTCAGGGCAGCCGTGCATTTGGGGAAACTCTAAATAATGTCAGCCGTGAAAGTGTGTATTGCTCTCCGAATTCACGCGTGCTCATTTTGTTTGTTAAAACAAATGCCGGCGGACGTGTATACCCATAATACCTTACACGTCACACGTCGCACCCGTACTTCCCTTAAGGTCTTCCTTATCTCACCCTCCACATCGACTTTCAACGCCACTATATACGCACCTTGACGCTTTCTCAAAACTCAAAAACGATTTAGTTCTCCTTAACGTTAAAATATTTACCGAAATACGAGACAGGCACCATCAAATTTCAGTTTGTCAAATGCACacgtatttttgaaataattcactTCCTCTTTCcaagaaaatttgttcaaacgTCTATCTTATTCGTTTCTACTGTTCCGAGCGTTCCAAACGAAGTGGGGGCggattttcgtaaaaaacCTCGTATGTTGTAGAGTCAAAGTTCATCATTTTGACTCGGAGATCCCGCGATCGACGCGCGACGTTGAGAAACGTCTattcttaaatttttgaacacaCTTTCCCGCGGAGCAAACATTCGTCGCTGCTCTTTAGGACAAAGTTACCACGTACAAATTGCTCAGTAATTATCAATTAGCTCAGAGCTACAGCCGATGTCACGATCTTGATCGAACGATAAAGcgacccagttccgacgatgaacgagaggaaaaaaactaCCGGTACACAATGTATACACTATGTGCTGACATTATATGACCCCGTCGATCCCGTCGGGGTTGAAACGATACCGTCGCCGTCCTCCGCCGAGGTAATTAAGTTGGCATCCACCATCTGTTGCAGGagtacacgtataatataaggCAAAGGTTACTTTTCCGCAATCATGCAAATTCCAAATTGATTCTGCCACGTTGTACAGCCCCAGGGTGCCCGACGGTACCCGGAGCTCCAAGAACCAGGAACACCCGGCTTTCCAAAGGACAGCTTGAGGCTTACCGGGGTCCCAATTAACTCCGGCGACTTGCCAATGTCCTGAGCCGATCGATACCGGATCGAATGCACAGCTCCGAATGTCGGGTACGTTGTTCCCTTTGTTCAGGGCTGGACATCCTAGACTCTGCGGCGTGAATTAAAGATATGAAAGCACTCCGTTGTTGCCTGCATTCTATCGTTCTGCCGGCACCgtgaaaaagggaaaaagagaTCGCAAaaggtaaaagaaaacaaagataaaaaaaattcttctagcTAAAACAAAGCGCCGGGTTGGCgggccttggaatgaatcgaAAGTCGCGTGCCGTTCTGATAGTGCGACCCTCCAGCCTGGCTCCGCGTTACCCGGTCTAGTAGAGCTTTTTTCTGCTCATTCCCCACGGCTCCAGTACCTCCCACTAAACTCCCGTCCAACTCCCGCGATAACGCTGCCATGTTGGCTCTTAACCCCGTTACAAACATCCGCTAGCATTCCGGGCTCTCtgttctttgaaaattataactgCGATGGGCTTATGTGTGATTCGCAGTAAGGGCGGCTTCTTGCCGCTCGTTGTTAGTCGATTCTACGTTGAATTAGAGTCGCAATAAAAGCGAAATGAGTGCACTGTTAGATTCAACACCATAGTTATGGACGTAAATTGTCCCTTTTTTGATACTAAATGAATGGTGATGAAATCAGCACCAAAATTGTGGGAATTTTTCGAgtatattttcattgtcaCATTTAATACTGCCTTTTTAACAGTGTACCAGTATAGAAAAATCATTTGTGCAATTGGGTTTTGGAAtagaaagaaatcgattcttgtacatgtataaaaaagagaaaatcacaGGGATTACGTGATGttcttgtaattttcaatcagcTGTTTTGTGCTTGATTTTACGTTTAatcgtaaaaagaaaaattatgaccTCATTATTTTCGACTTCACTGCTTTCTACTTacgttgtttatttttcatacgaaAAACCAACTCAACTTTCCCGTTCCATTTGCGGTCATTGCATTTCATTGGAACGTGTCTTCACCGTCGCCTCGCCTCAATTTTGAACGGACATGGAAAACTACGATCAACTGGAATTTTTACCAGTTTGTCAATTTAAGGCCAGCGCGCGAACATCAGCGACCACAGCCTTGCATTGTACGTACAATAGCTCATACACAAGTGAACCTAGGGGTGTGATACCGACGCGTAGAGTCGACGGGTCAGTATTTGGGGGCATCGCGGGCGTCGGCGAAGCGACGGCGAAGCGTCGGGGCGCCGCCGCTGACGGGGTGAGGGTTAAGCGCGCTGAGCGTTACGAGAATGCGAGCCCCTGGCGGGTGATAAATATTCAGAACGAGGTGCGGACACGCCACGCTATCAACACCGCGTGAGCTAATATACCCTGTTGCAGGTCGAGGGAAGGGGAGGGAGGCTTGTTATCGAGGCGTGCCTGtctccaaaaaaatttaccgacCCCCGTTTGATAACGCGATAAACATCCGAGGATTCGTCACTCcgcgaaattattcaaatgctTCCTTTTAGCGCGACGTCGTTTCATTTTTGTGGCTTGCTATCGTACCTGCATGTATCGTACTCTACAGTTATTGCACGCTCTTATTTTACCGAGGAAAACTTTGCTGATTTGCAtcgtctttgaaaaatatttattcaagtgtaagggttttttttgttttttaaaccaaTCGTATTTACTATCCTTCGATTCCACGATCATCGGaccgatttttcactttcatttaaGCGGATAGATATTGTGAATGGTTATTAGAAAAACTTGTGACAAATTATTGAATAGATTGCCTAATTGATCGAGTTACCGAATTTGAATGAACTATTGTACCTAATTGCCAGAAAAATATGTTACGTGTGTTTAAAATTGATGCCATTTCTGTAATAACTATATCTACTTACCATTCAATAAGACGTTGAGCAGGCATCGTCAATCACAAAACTGTATACGTGCACCGCATTAAATAAAACGTCCGACATCTCTGTAATTGTTATTGAGCGTGAAGTAATTTAGGCGACACTATCAAGGTAATCAATGGCCAGATTTCGAgctactgaaaaaaattatgaatcttTTACGCAAAGGGTTTCGTGCCAGCTAATCTCGATAACTGTCAGCTGCTAATTGCGGGTTGAAATATTACTTCACCCGGGATCAAACTGCGCACCTAAAAGTGGCGGTATTGTTAAATGGAAACGAAAAACTGAAAGGCATTCATATCAcgtgggaaaatttttattaccaccGGTATCGCGGCGtcctttcaatttttgcagtATCCACGTGAGTAACGCCTTCCTGAAACAAGTACAAATTCGTTGACCAAGGCATAAATTTACTTCCGGTATGTTTGCACAGGACTTTTGAGCCTAGGTAACGCGGTTATTTAACTGCGGAGTCTCCTAGGACTGCGGCAAAAGTCTTGCCGCCATGCGGTAGTGTGTTTGTGGTTCGGTTGACAGAGTCCGCCGCCGAAATTTGGGTACAAATTAAAACATTCTGTTGACCCAGTTGAAATGTTTACCAGCTACTAATGGAATCTCCTTCagtttacaaatatttatactataCTTTGGCCCGATTTTCAATACTGCCAAGCGTGGCTCGCTGTATTCCGTCGAAGAGTGCAGACATTTTGCTCTCCAAATTTATGTGAAGAGAATTATTCGATCGGGCATTAATGTGATGGTTTCTTACTGAGTCTCTTGAATGTAACTTATCCCTGGATCGACTTTCACAATGTAACCTAATGTTTATACCTGAACTTACGATGAAATGGAATAAGGAGATATTTCGATGCCCTGCCTGAGTTGTTTCTCAAGATTGTATCCTTcctcaaaaaagaaaacgaacgaagaagagagaaattttttcaaaagctgCACAGCCAGTGGCAGAAACCTGGAATATGAGAGGAAAATTTAGACAACGTTAGACCGAAGAACTATtacgtttttaattttctttggcAGCGTTTTCCACAACAATGTTTAAGCTAAATTTCTTCGACGGTATCGTATCTTGATGTCCtacacagcaacaaaaaagTACGCGGTGTAAGGTTGCACAAATATCTTCTACAATAGActtcaatttattaattatggAGGTATTTAAAGCCTTGTTATCGTAATGGGCTTCGCAATAAAAAGCATAATGCGAGTCGAGCCTTTAGGTGAGCTTGTCACGTGAAAAGATAATGGCCATGTGGTGCCTACGGGTCGCTCGATACGAAAACATTACTCAGCCCGATTCCGAGCACGCTTATACGCTTCTCATTGCTGCTAAAATTCCATTTTCGTCGTTAATATTTCTACTCCTAATGATGAGCGACTCTTAATAATCACCCGGATCATCTAACCTCTGGCAACTAATGTCAATCTTCGGCTACAAAACAGCACCGTGACCTTTCGGAAATGGCAATTTTCGCACCCTTACTCTCATCCGTGAAAGTCTCGACTTCCGTGATGTCGGTCAATATGTTTTAATGCAAGTCAACAGTTTgattcagaatatttttgacCCGGCGATCGCTCACAGCAAATTTTACGTCAATACGTGAACGACAGACTAGGGATGACGCAAGTGGCTCATCCCACATACTTGCTTAGCTTACAGGACTGATTGGACCGCCATTGTTCCAAGCAAATGGACAGGCAGGATTATCATTAGCGACGTACATCAAAGGGCAAGCGTGAGGAGATCTGTGATGATCCTATTCTCAGCGCGCTTCTTAGTGTTAGCTTCCTTGGTAATTACTAGGGAATACCTAATCACCATAATAGCGTAGGAAGGTTTTACCATGCAGTGACGAATCATTTCCTCCAACTTCGTCGCTACCTTCCATCGTTGTATTGATGAAAGTCAAACAATCATTCAGCCGTCCATGTCCGAGATGAGTCCTTGCTTTTCTTGTATGGTTAATTCGTGAATTACATTACAGGACTTCGACACGGAGCGGgagtatttattattgtattggAAAAGGCGTAGAGAAAAATTGACTCAGAGCATGGACAGTCTGCGCCGTGGGAAAGATGAGAATATCAGATAAATCCAGGtggaaatttcattcgatcaTATCTGGTGCAAAGGCCGAGGCTGAAAGCTGAAGCACAGTAAATCCTGGAGGTGCAAACCCTGAACGGAAATATCAGACGTCGTGTTTCGTCGTGTCCGCGGTTTCCAGTAGGACGTGGCCTTATCTAACCTAACCTTATACCGAGCCAACATTCGTAGATGTAATCATAGTGCAAAGCCGCTCTGAGACTCCCTCGCTTCGCGTCTGACGTATACGGGAAACACTGGGATCCATCCTGTGGATGGATTTGTCTTTACGATCGCAATTTtccatattgaattttgaaatccttCTCCTTACATATCCTGCGTCTTCGTTCTCTGAAGAATCTATGACGCGTACCTACAAGGCTAGATCACGCTGTCGGTAGACGTCATTTTGCAggtaaaatttcaacgacagCGAGAatttgttgatgaaaaatgatcgattgGTACATCTTCTTTCGAAAGCATGAATTTCACCGCATTATACATTCCattgtgtttttttcgttCGGTTGCCTCTTAACGGTAGAATGACGAAGGACGGTGGAAatttctcttttgttttttcatgcaGTCTTCGATGAAATTCTTCGGCAAACAACGTGTTAATAAAACATTACAACAATATTGTGACAGCGTTGCTGCATCGTCAGCGTCTTATAACGACCCACAGATGCTCGCCAAAGGCCACGTCGTCGGCGGATAGAAGCTTCacataaagaaaaatcaaagtacTTATTAATACCATCTCCATGTGCTCGTAATTAGAGGCATGTGCATTAAAGATTTAACATTTCgattatttctcaaatttatgCAGTGTCGTtgttcgtataaaaaaaaaaaaaaacagccgaaaaactaaacGATGGCTTTATTCGCATACTACTTTTTTTCGACATGTGAATTTGGTATTGTTTTCGCTTTTCCAACCCATCCAATTAGTTCTATGAatccatgaaaaaattttgctgtcACAGCTCAGTGTACATATATGGTTTTAATTCGTGGAtacaattttccaaactcCAGTATCAACGTGGTTCATAACATGAAGTTAAAGACTTCTTgactttttcagaaaaaatatgcGTCCATCGTACAATACAAACAGTCGTCAATTATTCCTCCATTCGCGGTTGAAAGCTTTAAACGGAGTAAAACTCTCGCTttacataaaaatgaaatttgaatatctcctttgaaaatttttaaattccaatACCCATCGCGTGGTGTCCAATATGTTTTTAATAGCCAAACAACATGTAAGCCTTGATTACCAGCATGTAACTATACACCCAAAGCTGGTCCAGAGTCGTATGCAAATATCATCCGAGCCTCTTCCAGACTGCATCGTATAATTACGAACTGCGACCAAACGAGCATGAGCAACCGTCGCAATATACACATTCGAACGAGGCGAAACAAAACAACTACACGCGGACTCTCAATTCTCGACGCACCATAAACGCTGATAGGAAACACTTGCAGGCCTGCCTGCAATCGGGGAGAAGAGCGAAATATGCTCCATGCGTGATCTGCGTACACACGCACGGAAACCCTTACCCAAAGAAAATTGCGTAGCTCTCATCGACgcatcttatatatatatatattataccattATAGTTACGATTCGAACCACACGCCTGTGTATCAATGTGAAGCGTTAATGAACACGGCCCACATAATAATggcgtaataattattaaccgGCCAACAAAAAACTCGAGAGATTAATTGAAGTTCGATCCACCTCGTGACCtgcaaaaaatgataaatttacgAGGCAGCAGTTCCGATATGAACATTTGACATCTTATCGAGTGATTCCTTTAATGTCACtaaattcattttacaaatataaCCCACGATTCAGTGAAAGCTTTCAGATTGAGTTAGAACTCCGTGTTCTTGGGTAAAAATAGATTGTAAAAATTCTGATGACAGATACAAACAATATTTGCCAGTAAGATCCGTTTCCAATGCTTGGTGGTGTGATCAGCCAAGCACGTGACCGCGCAGGGTGAGAACGCCAGAAGGATATTTGTTCATCGTAGAGAGGgggagaaaaatgttgaaatcttTCTCGCCAGGGAGTCGTAGTCGGGACTGAAACGCAAGGAACAGGGCGCCACTGCTGTGCGTATTAATAATGCGCACCCAATTAGCGGCTCCACGGCGTGAAGGCGCGTTATGCCACGCCACCGCCACCCACCTCCCGGACCCATTTGTCATCCTCCGGGACTCGCGCGACGAAAGCCATCTCCATCAACTGCACTTCCTTCTGTTCGTCTCGATTACGTCCGTGTATTCCTTGGATGCAAGGTCATTAGCATAAATTTACTTGTACAGCTGTTCGAATGTAGCGAGATTTAACGCCTCGACGGCTTTCATCCATGAAGAATATACGTACCTGTAACTTCTCAAAAGCTACAGGTGAGGATTTCTATGGACACCGTGTCCTGTAGAAACGAGTTACATAGATGCGTATGTTACTCGTTACTCTCGTACCCAGAAGATTAAATCGAAATCAAGACACGCCATGAAGCGGACTAGTCCACGTTGGAAAAAACGATCGTAACGACGATTTAAACAAAACTTCTACAAGATAGTGGAGAAACTTTGGtgctctcaatttttcttctattttaacCATGACTCGGTATGTTGCACAACTTTTTGAAGAGCACCAATTGCCTTGTAGCAGTTGTACTAACCGATTGAGGAACGCGTTAGGAGTCTCTCAATTAACGCCGCTATGCACCCTCCAGAATGTAGAGTAATTAGAAGTGGGGTTGTACCAATGTGCTCCATGGTTATTTGGCAGAACATTACCGCAGGGGGTGCGACTCCATTCTCCAAACGAATTGCCTGTAAGAATTTCTATTCGGAGTACGTCTATGCGTCTCCGTTGCAGCGCGCCGATGCATGATGGTACTTCCTTTACGATCTTTAATTAGCTTTTCCTTGGTACGAGGAACAGGCTATACGTCATTCCGGTACGCGCAGCTTCCACCCATTGCAGAAGAACCGAATAGCCTGccggtacctacctacactTGAAATCGGTATATTTAGTGTCTGTGCCACGTGAAGCTGCAGGCTATTTCACACCAGATACTGTACGTGAACGCTTCATAAAGCCCTGTGTCAATGATTCGTTTCCATAAGAACCTTCACGATGAGGGATTTCTCAAcgggaaataaaattctttcaatcaTTTGCAATCTGCAGGAAAAGATGGCGTTTTTTCGAACTAATTAAACATTATCGACTACATTGTATAACGttcaattcgttgaaaaaaaaattttggtgtaCCTATAATTGAAGACCACTTCGTGTTAAATTAATACTTCATGGATATAAGGAACCGTTGATTACACCAAACGAGGCACGAAACTTTTCTTAGactcaacaatttttcacgagGTATGCCACGTACTTTTCGTAGCACAATAATTCAGTTAGCATACTCAGGTACCTCTAGTCGGTATTGACATGAGACATTACTTGCAAGTGCAGAACAGTAGTTAATTAAAAGACTTCCTTTTTATTAGTCGCTTCAACTTATGGTAACATTTCAACCTGCGATTCAAGCCTCTGATACATCATACTGAAGAAATGActtttaatcttttttatattcagtTTGTGTAATATTACACGAAGAGAATAAAAGGGCAGACTTTACTTGAAAGTTGGATATTTTTTAGGAAAGACCCTGATGTGTCCCTCTATTTG
The genomic region above belongs to Diprion similis isolate iyDipSimi1 chromosome 8, iyDipSimi1.1, whole genome shotgun sequence and contains:
- the LOC124409080 gene encoding glycine-rich cell wall structural protein-like, which encodes MFMDVVSKNENRVHELEVQTLSWSRVESSEHQFNQTHRSEELRKSTKLNTMFKIVLISVLIVAASAMPYDILRAARSPHGPHGGIGFSGSQAQSFSGGYGGGYGGYPVGYGGYGGYGGYPIGGYGGYPIGGYGGYPGYGGVGTGGAYSSANSFGVGVGFRK